The DNA segment GGCGATAGATATGGGGATTTTCAATGCCCAAAGAATCAATACGAGATCGATCAAATGAAAGTGGTAccatatgcttcagctgtcgggagcTTACAGTATGCGCAAGTTTGTACACGCCCTGACATAGCTTTTGTCACCGGGTTACTTGGCAGATTTCAAAGTAATCCAGGACCAGAACACTGGAAATTGGTAAAGAAGGTCTTGCGTTATTTACAAGGCACAAAAGGCCTCATGCTAACGTACAGAAAATCAGATTCCTTGCACATAGTAGGGTActcggattctgattatgcgGGAGATGATAGAAAGTCCACGTCAGGGTACGTGTTTACTCTCGCAGGAGGAGCAATAtcatggaaaagctccaaacaaaccgtcactacatcgtccacaatgtatgccgagtttgtagcatgttacgAGGCAACGGGGCAGGTGAACTGGCTAAAGAAGTTCGTACCCGGTTTAAAGGTGGTTGACGACATCTATAGACCACTAaagttatactgcgataattaTCCGGCAGTACAGTACGCTCACAACAATaagtcaagtggtgctgccaaacacattgacataaagTATTACGTTGTGAAGGATAAAGTCCGGGATCAAATCATAAGTCTCGAGCATATAAGTACAGCAAGGATGCTCGCGGATCCGCTAacgaaaggcttaccacccaacGTGTTCAAGGAACATGTAGCCGGCATGGGGTTAAGGGATAGCCTGTGATTCCTGGACTACTAGGGCCCAAAAGTCAAAGAATCTGTTTCAAAACAGAGACGTGCTTGTAGCTACCAAATCTATCGGCGATTGACCGTGACGATGAAGTATGCTCTATGCAACTATCTGTGATGGAATGGGATAAAAGTAAAAGTTTAAAAGTAAAAGTGTAGAGtgagatcaagggggagaatgttagactgatctctcactaattaagcccaacggcttaattagaaccttgacccgcgccctgatcgggggcgtccagcccattttggctggtgggcccccgtcgccagcgctataaaaagaggtgggggccggggcgctcggcacgaggttcaccgcgccgctagtcaccccaccgacacctaaaccctaaccgatcTAGAGGAGAGGGCGCTGTGCCGACGGGAAGCTCCACCTGGCCCTCTACGTCACGCCCTGGACTACGTGCGcctacgtcaccatcgtcgcacgccggcgagcccttctgccccgaccgtcgctgccctagcgcagagctccaccgacgaagcagagatggcgggttctagcaaccctactccaaccactggagtctcaggtatgaacccatccatctcccccctctctcccttctactctcggtagtgcggtcatcagattgttgaagatgaacatcCCATAGCTAACACTAAAATGCTTTTTGAAAGTAGATTTGGATATTTTGTTGCTTTTTCAAGCACTTTGAGAGGTCTGTACAAGAAAAGCAGGATAAAGAGTTGGATTCTGAATATGAATCAAAAGATCAAATTTGCAGAGAAAAACAGTGGGAAGAAAATTAGGGTGTGCTCAGGGATGAAATTGTGACCTCCGGCGACAAGATTGATAGATCCAGGCACCGAATCGACCATTGTTGCACCAGTGTAGAGAGCAAGAGAGGGAGCTGTGTGGGGAAAGTGATGAGATGAATGAGGGCATTGTGTATTGGGCCTATCGTGGGCAGGAAGACCTGAGAAACGAGCTCCGCGGTCTACATGCAGgaggcatggcatgcggtgccTTTGCTGCTATGACGACAGAGGATTTTAATCCAGCGCTCAGGGCCGCTGGTTGACGCTAATGTTCTCCAGCTCAAGGTTATCTATGCAGGTGCTGTCCCCATGGGTCCTAGTTGGATTTCGTCATAAATCACTTCCCAATACatttttagcaatttttacaTTATTTTAGCTCTTTTATTTACAATAATCATTCCAAAGATATCTTTCAGATTCATTAGGGCTAGCTCTTTTATTTGATCTTGTTCTATGTACTTCATCTTATCTTATCTACAGCATGTTTAGTAAAAGCTTTTTGCACTGTGACCATGATGAGAAGGAACTACTTTACAGGTAACCGTGATGATAAACTACTTCTGAAGTATTTTGACTGAGATCCGACTAGCAATTGGCTAATAATCTCGATAGCTGCAAAATTAATTCATGTCAACTCTTCCGTTTGCTGATCTGTAGGGCTGACTTTGTAAACAAGTGGTCTTGATACTCGCGTTATATGCTCACAGTGAGGTGCCTTGGGGTCTCTGCACACTCTTACAAAATTTCAGCAATTCGAGTATAATTCTAAGGTTGGCAAGTGGCAATTTTGTTTGAGTCATTGATTCAAGAGAACAATCTTATCCTTAATCATAAACGACAAATGTTAAATTGGAAAGAAAGGAAACCGGCTTTGTTTATCCCTGAACTTCTGAATCCTCTCAGGAGGAAAGAAATTTTTTTAACCCCCTCAACGCCTCCTTGCAGGGCGACGCAAGGGGCAAAACAACTGCCGCCAAACCACTCCACCACCCGATCCTCGCtggctgccgctgccgccgcctccagTGGCAGCGGCCTCCCCTCCTTCCCTTTcgctcccctccctccctttctttttttggcactgCGGCCGTTTGATCCGGCCGGTGGTGGCTGAGATCCGGTCTAGATCCACGCGTGGAATTCGTCGCTGAAGTAGATAGAGGAGGTCTCCAACTGGATCAAACAGCTCGACCGCGACGATGCGACGTGGTGCAGCTGCGCGTGGCGGCTCTGCTACATGGTGGCACGGAGGCTCTCCTTGCTGCCAATGTTGGAGTGCTGCCGCCTCTACGCTTGTGCAGCCGAGATCCGCGTGGTGCTGGCCAGGTGCTGCTCAGCGGTGTGAATGCGGGGCGGTGGCTGCGCGGCTGGGATGCGGCTGTGGTGGTTGCATACCAAGGTCAATGTCTCGGTCTCCCCACCGGCCATGGTAACTGTCTTTTTCGCATATTGCTGTTTTGGCAGGAAGGTGGGGCGTTGGGCCGGTTGTTCGGCGGGCCAGTGGCGTGGTGTAGTGATGCTTCTTCCAGCCTCGCCTTGGGTTGTCCTCTGCCCCTTAGTGCCATGTCAGATCCTCCCCTTACTGTACTATCTATTCTCTCTAGTCCAACCCACAGGGAGCCTCGTGGCATGTGAGGGGCTTAGGGGTGCCCATGTTTGTGGAGTCTTGAACATTGGTTAGGGTGTGGGTGCATCGGGTGAAAGCCTTGCCCGGCATTTGGCCAAGCCAATGACGGCGATGCCCATTGGCGTCGTTTTCCTTCATGGAGGCATTGTTAAAAGTGTCTCACCCCTCTTCCTCTCGCTATGGTATTGCTCAGGAGAATACCTTGTCCTTACCTGGAGACGTCGTTTCCTCCCTGGAGGCATCGCCTTGGAGGATCCAACATCGCGTCCTGGTGACCGTCGGCTTTGTTGTGGTGGGGACCTCCTTTCGGCGTTGCTTGCGACCACACTAGGCCTCTGCAGGGGTAAGTTGTCGACGAGGTCTCTATTTTCTGTCTATGTTGCGCCTATTCCTCATGGTTGTCGCCGACATGCGTTGGATCAAGTGGGCTGCGGTGGAGTAGGAGCTGCTGCGTTGGGATGTCCGACGAGCTCGGCAACGATGACATGTTGTAGCTCTCTCCCTTGATGCTATTCTGTGGTGACCGTGGGCGGGGATGAGAGAACTTTGTGATAGAGGCTGAGGTCTATGTTGGGAAGTCGGAGCTGCTTGGCCGTATATGTGCGATGAGCTTGGCAATGATGATCCGGTTGTGGGCTCCTTTTCGTTGTTCCGGTGTGTAGTAGAGTTTGGCTTTTGTTTGTCCTGGCGCTTAAGTTGTTGGGTTTTTAGCCGGTTGATCATAAATCAACTGTGTTGTTGTTTAAAGTTTTTGAACCAAGTTTTACACATGAACTAGATCGactctcttcttttttaataACATCAGCATCACTGGTAGTATCCTTTCGGAAAACTAAATTGGAAAGATAATGTGAAAGGTGCGAGCATTTATTTTACAAATAGCGCTAGTGTCATCCATTCCAAAATCGTTGTTCAACACATTGGAATGTTAGCCACCTACAGAATCATAATACGTAAGCTAAACGGCATCGGTATATTTCTGGAGATAAAAGATATCTGTTCAAGCATAAATCCACAAGAAACTGCAGCTGCAAATCAATGGCATGTCACCTCTCTTGAGGAGAACAACTGCAAATCAATGGCATGTCACCTTGCTTCGTCTTCAACGGAGATGAGCGCCTGCACAACGGAGCTCATGTTTGGCCGCTTGCCTCTATCTTCCTCCAGGCACGAAACAGCGATCTTAAGCATCGCCTTTGCTTGCACACTATTAAATTCACCATTCAGTCGATGGTCGATAAGATCCTTCGCACATGTTTCTTTATCACTGAGTTCCATCCTCTCTTGGATAGCCTTAACAAGCATCCTAGTATCCATCTCAGCAAACAAAACCGCATCGATCACCCATTCTGAAATCCTGACCCCCTTCAGTAACTCAAGGAGCACCACTCCATAGCTATACACATCAACCTTTTCGGTAATGGGTAGGCTAGAAACCCACTCCGGAGCCATGTACCCTCTTGTTCCTCTAATCCGTGAAAAACCAGCGTCAGACCCATCTCGGTTTAGCAGTTTCACCAACCCAAAATCGGCGATCTTAGGCTCCAAATCCTGGTCCAACAGTATGTTCTCAGGCTTCATGTCACAATGAATGATCCATTCCAAGCACTCATTGTGAAGGTAGGCCAATCCTTTGGCCACACCTAGAGCGATCTGAAAACGTTGATTCCAACCAAGAACACTGTTTGATGCATCCCTGTCAAATAACATGTCTGCAAGTGAACCATTTTCTATGTGTTCAGAGACCAGAATTCTGTGCTTGGCTTCGGAGCAGCTCCCCCACATTCTGACAAGGTTCATGTGATAGATTCTTCCTATGACACTCAGTTCAGATTGGAACTCTTGCTCACTCTGGCTCACATTTTTGAGCACCTTGACAGCCACCACCCTGTTGTCCTCCAGGATCCCCTTGTACACGACGCCGGAACCGCCGCTGCCGATCACGTCGGTGAAGTTGCCAGTGGCTCTCTTGATCTCGGAGTAGGTGTACCTCTGGAAATTGCTGGTGATCAGCCTGTATCCTTCCCCGATTGAGCACGCCCGCGACGGCCCGAAGAGTCCCCTGCTGGAGAAAAGCCAGCAGCCGAACCCGATGATGACCACCTCGACGACGAGCAATGCCGACAAGAATCCGTACAAGTAGGACCACACCGGTTTCCTTGCTTCTGTCGCAGCACTCTTTGAGAAGGTGgagaaattgagaaactctgtgccaccgccgccgcaccCGGGGATGTCTTCTTGAATGGCGAGTCTGCCACCGTGCGTCTGCCATTGATGCACGTGAAACTCTGGCACGCCGAAGTCGGCTGGGACCTTGATGTACACGGTGCCCGGCAGACCGGGGAACGTCCTGCCGTTGAAGAGGACGCTCTTGAGGTAGCACTCCATGTACTGCTCCTTGTGCTGGAACGCCACGCAAGCGCAGGTGTCCTGGCACTTCTTGGAGCACGCTTCCAACGGCATTCGCTCGCCGTTGTTGAGGTCGTATCCCCAGAAGTCGGTGTGTGGCAGCGCCACCAGCTTCGTGGGCCTCGAGCAGTCGTGCCGGAACACCGGCCGGCAGCCCCTGGTCCAGTAGCCATTGTCGGCGCGCTCGTGCCCCGGCGCGCAGACGCAGGACGGCGCGGGCGCGTAGAGACACACCGCGTTGGCGCCGCACACGCCATGGATGATGCAGGGGTTGCCGAACGCCATCCACACCACCGTCCATCCTTTAGTCCCTTCGTTCAGGCTGTACAGCCTGAGATTTCCGTCGGCGTCCAGCGTCAGCCGCCTCCTGACTCTGCCGCCGAGGTCGGCGGCCGCGAAGCTGGCGTCGTCGCTGGAGAGGAATTGGCCGAGAGCGTCGAGGGCCGCCTCTCGTGTGAAGTTGTAGATCTTGCGCTTGTTGTCGACGTAGTTGTTGTAGGGGTTGGGCCAGTAGATGCTGGAGAAGTTGTCGTTGTCGTAGAAGAGGGAGAGCATGGCGTAGTCGTTGAAACCCAGGCTGTAGTAGCCGGCGGCGAGCAGCCTGCCCCTGCCGTCGCGCGATACCAGGTGCCTCGCCGCTGTGAAGCGCTGCCCCGGAAGCAGCGTGTCTGTGGGGCTGTCGAAGCTCTGCCACAGCGTGTTGCCACCAGCGTCCTCGAGCATGAAGTTGCCGACGTCGTCGAGCCGAGCGCGCGACGCGGCCTTGACGCCGGCGGTGGAGTTCCACACCACCTCGCCGTCGTAGTCGGTGAGGACGAGCGCGCCGCCGTGCCGGTCAAGAGCGAGGCGGGCGCCCCTGCTGTGCACGGGGCGCGCGGGAGCGGCGGTCCAGACCACGGTACGGTCAGTGGACCGCGCGAACCAGACGGAGATGGTGAAGACAGTGGACGATACATTGTAGAACCCGCAGGCGAACGTGCCGTCCGGGGAGACCAAGAAGTCAGTGGCATGGTCCTCGACAGCGATGGCGGCGCCTCGGGTGAGGTTCGCGCGAGCCGCTGCCGCGACGGGTGGCGATGGAAGGAGCAAGCTGAGACTGAGGATGATCTGAAGCAGGGTGGCTGTGACAGTGAGGGAGCTCATGGCTCATTATGGTGTTGATTTGGGCTTCTTGAAATCCCTACGATAATATGGAATCTCTTTAGGGGTAAGCATTGGGATAAACTATCTCTGAAAGTGGTTTTGTCTCAGATCTGACAGATGATTATATACGCATCACGCAAAGCTTTTGCGCGAAAAAAGAAATTATACATACATGGCGAGGAGCCAATGCACGTCAGGGCATCTGGTAGGTGGAGTGTGGCTGGTTCATTTCATCCTCTGACTTTGCAAAGTCAGAGGTGCTGTATCGAAATGCTATTGAAAATGATATTGTAGCAGTACTGTACCCTGAAATCCAGGCCATCCATTCGTGATCCGGCATACGTGGAAAATACTAACTGTAAATTACTGTAGCACCTCTGACTTTGCTTCAAAGGATGCAAATCCTCATTTCTTGTCGATCTCTCAAGTCTGAAACTTTGAAAACTCAGGAGTCCAAGAATGGGTTTATTTCAGATTTGCACACCATTGGGTGGCGCGAATACTATGTTGTTTCAAATTATGTTTTAGCAAAATTTCGATTAACTTGTTTccaaatttaaacataatgaACATAGCTTGATTACCATGATATATCATTAACATACGTGAATATAAGAACATAAAGTAAAGTATGAAAGGTGGTATTCATAGTCaacaatatatcatatatgacaATCAACAACTTAAGACCGGATAACACAAGAAACATAGCAACATGTGTTAAAATATTTGATGAGCTCTCAGTACGGGTTACCGAATTAACGGATATCCAACGCCAATAACTTATACAGATTATCAGCTAGTGTGACAGTACCAAAGTAGTGTTCTAAACCGCAATCAACAAGTTCAAGGTCTTGATTATCTAGCAATTAAACTATCAGCATATTACTATTGTTCTAAGCAGACTAGTAGAACAGATATAACAATATTAATTGCCAACAGATAAACAAGACAATATACTAGAATATAAAATTCTACTCAATTGCACTCTAGAACAACTATTGTACTGTCACACCTATTTCTCTAAGCACGCTATCATCACCAAGCATTAAAACCCACCATATTTAGCATGCAATTTACCTCCAATAACATCACTCCATAATAACAGGCACAAGTTATGGCAAAATTGCACACTTATATATAACAAGGCAACATGAACGGTCTTATTTTTGGTTGTAGACGAAGTAGACACTAACGGAAAGGCACACCAAAGTGTTTTCCCAGAAAACAGAGATACCCACTCTATGTTGAGGTCATAGGATGCATGTTCTCAGAGATACAATAATGCCGCAATGCCTTTTGCAGGGCACACTGCAGTCGGCACCCGATGATCGGAGAGAGCCGCAACAAAGAAAGGTTCAAACTCTGGGCCAAGGAGGACATCATCGAGCACGGCAAACCGCACGGTGAGTGCACAGCCACCACGAAtaggatgcatgcatgcgcacTGTCACCGCGAATAGAACATGAGTGCGTGCGACCACCACAGACTGAGAACATGCTCAATATCAACCTGCAAAAGCACGCTCGATGGCATGGACAGAGGCAAAACCAACCACCACAAGATCACACAGAGACTAGCAACAGTGCATCCATGGCGTGCTCCCAGCAACCGACCACATCGACGATAGGACCAACGTGCAGCAACCACCGTGACATCATAGAACAATGGTGCACCGACTGCCGTGCTATAGTGAAGGACCGAGATGGTGCCCAATCCGACAAGACAGACCACCAAGGATCCATCAATCGGAATCACAGGCACAACCCAGCCATATGAACAGAGTGCAGGCGAGCAGCCAGAGGTCTAGAGGCCAAGATCGTCGGAGACCcgaggtgaaggaggaggaagatgggaAAAAAGGAGTTGCCAATGcacacaagagagagagagagagagagagagagagagagagagagagatgctcCAAATATATCACACGTGCGAATCCCAGGGAGACCTGTCGCCACCACAAAACTGCTGCATCGAGCCAGTCGTGCCCAAATAGGGTGGACGGGCAGACGAGCGCAGCCGCTGCCCCCTCTCCTGTCCAAAAGCAACTGAGAGTGGATAGAGGCAGCTAGCTGAATAGCTGGTGGGTTGCTCGGTCCTTATGGATCTTGATGCGGCCCATCGGCTCGGAGGTCCGGTGCTCTTGcctacttttttctttttctttttctatgaatttctttaaattcaaatttgacttcaATTCATACTCGGATTTAAAAAGGAAAACCTCTCAAATTCCAACAATCCCAACCTTTTGCCTTTTTCCAAATTCGACAACATCTTATGAAACCCCTCAATGTTTTAAAATACTATTCTTCGGCAAAGGTGCATTTAGGTTTGAACCTTGCCTAGTCAAAGAAACCCTAACCCCGCATAGGTAGTTTGGACTAAACCTTGATCCATTACCTTGGTGTGGGAGCTTTCATATTAAAGGGAGATAGTATGGAGTAGTTGAACTGCTCCTCTATTAGGGCAGGTCTTTATGGTCATTCCCTTTGTATCCTTTCATGAACACACTAGAGAGTGTCCCTTTCCTCTCTCGGATGATGACCACATGATCAGTTCACGTAGGTGAGCTTTTCAAGAAATCATGTAGGATGATCTCCCACCATTTGATGATGAAATCAATAAAAGCCTCGGCTCAACCTGCCATACAGATGAAGCACTTATAGCTAATGGGGCTCATGTAGTTGTGCTTTTGGCCCTACATGACTTCATTTCCTACAACCTGAATCATGGGATCTTCGATCAGATAGGATAGGTATCCCCCGTTGGAAGCTTTAACAGGATAAGAGACTCATTCCCTTAGTCTTTTCCTGAATTGGCCTCCTTGCCAAACCCTTGGTGAAAGGATCATCCAGATTCCTTTTAGACTTGATGTATTCAACTGTGATTACACGAGTTTCTCTTGCATGCCAACATAACTTTAACCACCTCCAAATATGTCTAGTGGTTTTCAAGTTTTCCCTTCTACTCCACACTTTGATAATCATAGCTTGATTATCACAATATACTAGGACTATAGAATTGGTTTCTTCAGCATTGGAAGGTTTGACAAGAGGTCTCTCAACCACTCTGCCTCTACTATTGATGAATCTAGAGCTACTAGTTTAGCCTCCATGGTGGATCATGATATCAATGCCTATTTAGACAACCTCCAATGACATGGCCCCACCAGCTATAATGAAAGCATACCCACTTGTAGATCTCATTTCATCTGAGTCACTGATCCAGTTAGCATCACTGTGGACTGCTTCCCTCAAGTACTCTACATCTAGTGATGTGTATGCCTCTACGAGAGAGCGTGGTTCCTCATCCACTAAATAAATGACATAATCATCATTTAGTAACTTTTCAGTCagttgtctcttactccttcaACTCTAAATCTGGATTGGGATCATACATACTGTAAGGAATAGAGTATGGCTCTTGCGAATCACCTGGTGCAACTATCTCATTTCCTCTCATACGAAAGATGTCTTCAAAGAATGTCGCATCACGAGACTCCTTAATGACATTTTTTGTGACTTCGCTCATCTCTGATTTGACCAATACAAATCTATAGGCTGAGCTATTAGTAGCATACCCAAGGAATATGCAATCAACGGACTTTGGTCCtagctttcttttctttgataAAGGCATACTAGACTTTGCAAGATAGCCCCAAGTCTGAAGATGCGAAAGGTTCAACTTTTTTTCCTCTAAATCCTTCATACGACATTTCCTCATGATTGTGTGGAGGCACCTTGTtgacactacgtaagaaaccatcaaaggagacatgtcattagtgatggtttctCAGAATgcgtcactaatgcactattagtgatgggtccagtgccaacttgtcactaatgtgtggcccagGCTGGAACCGGtaaagacccatcactaatgagggttcattagtgacggcgagGGAACGaccgtcactaaagatattagtgacaggtcacattaaagtccatcactaataattcagtcattagtaaTAGGTATATGgggcacacgtcactaaatgtagcctactcattagtgacgggtagttatgagacccatcactaatattaaagtaactagtgacaggtcatagttgttaccgtcactaatgaccgactcattagtgacgagtgtccTTATCACTAGTCACTAATTTCTACCACTTCTATCTGCTCAACCACTCTTATCagcccatttctctctctcgaccatTCTTATctcgcttcctcctcctgccgctgTAGTCGTTCGCACCTCGTCACCGAcgctgccgccatcctcccccctccaccaTAGCCCgggcgatggatcaaggtagtggaGGGGGTCGTTGCCATCGTTGTggcggacttggatggatcccaaCAACTCCTCCATCTGCTCACGCACCAGGCGTACACTACCCTCTAGGCGTTCCCCTCACCGGCGTTCCCCCACCGGCCACGATCGAGACCGGTCATAgtaacatattttctttttctccctcattgttaggctctAGTAACACTCAATAGGACAcaataatttaattgatttTATAGTACAtcaggctcaattcatatcatcctgtcatgtaggtgttgaaaccaaTCCTATAGCTCAAAGAGGTAATCCCAGCGATAGGTGGTACTGTACttttggtgcaatccactctagatggaaggatATTTGTGAAGctttctatctcttttgacatacattcaaggggagaaagtagtggggatatcactattagggcatGTGGCAATGCATCACCGATTTCGTTGTATTCCCAAAAACCGCCGTTGAAGGGTGcctgaaagtgcttgaggagcatggATTCTTTTTGTctaactacaactattttcgaaTGAAAGCACTTGAGGAGGGTGAAGACGAGTGAAGGCTTGCTCAgttcgatgaatatgatatggtatagtaatatgtaatccggttgttttgatatacatgactgttagtgtgtattattttcataattttattttctttgcttgcaggatatttttggtgacacctttgtgGCAATTAGCTTTCACactatcttagatcaagccatggagcatcttgggttaagcttttagGGCCCGGAGTGGACTTCACTGTTGAAGGCAACTTCCAGGCTAATATAAGATttcatttaagtggaaatgaatcagctaataagacATTGTTTATTGTCTATGGTAAAGCATTGGGTCATCcatgtcaagcgaaagagagtgcactaattcatacactaatgtatatcgatgaagtactaggatacaatattgtagattttaactatgttaaatatcagaggttacATGCTCcggcaaatgctcaagtgtagTGATGTATGGATATATTTGGATAAgtacgtaatgtatgcataactatattctaTGACTGACTTGAGTAAAATTCAAGTTTCTAgatgtatatctgtgttcttgaatgtgaagacggctgccaaatcctgacattgctttaggatATTGTCCATCGAAGTTCACTTCTGTTCTGTTGAATGGGATGTTGAAGTACTctatttgcatgcatgcctctgTTCTGAAAGTCGATCTCATCTTGTcgaagtcataagtgacaggtcttagttttcacccgtcactaatgtgtcattagtgacaggtattcttatacccgtcattaatgttaaataattagtgatgggtgtccttataacccatcactaatataaattcattagtgacagctgtcgttataacccatcactaaatgtctcattagtgatgggtgttcttataacctgtcactaatgagtgatgtttactgttattttattcacCGAGCAGCACAACCAGACAGTGTCTATCCGACGCGGCTGCGCAGCAAAGGGGCGATATTTTTTGCGATTCTGTTGAGGTCAAATCAAATctcggtgatttgaagttggtgtctgtccctggcctttgaaggttttcctcctccctctcctcctcctcttgctcatatatgcatggtggattctagggtttgagttggaatcaacaattttgctccttctcccagatcttgatatatgtggattgtcccccttagtGTACATGCGTAAACTACATCTCCCGtttgggagtgtttgattataaatatgacttgacaactcgtcatatttataagaagatgctctcaaattgtccacgtactttagacagttcgaggatatgtggcctgagtagtaggtttctgtgctcttgtctggttctagagagaattttggtggtgtctccctgttgttctccggatacacaccctctcggcctgttgtcgagacgtgtatttggagaatagTGGGGAGGTGCTGCTAAAATTTTTCTCCAGAactgtacaagagcatggaaatctactcgggccacatatcctcgaatgggattatgaCCTATCTTTTCCTATTaaaaattagctaggatccttcgctatagataacatgtatcatatttggatgttaattgttgtcttgaatatcactagaacacatgtacacacttaatttagttaaattgagttagaatttttatacttattctaccttctctgtcgtttctatttagaattaatatttttttagtttatagatggtggaccgaagtt comes from the Phragmites australis chromosome 22, lpPhrAust1.1, whole genome shotgun sequence genome and includes:
- the LOC133905077 gene encoding putative receptor protein kinase ZmPK1, encoding MSSLTVTATLLQIILSLSLLLPSPPVAAAARANLTRGAAIAVEDHATDFLVSPDGTFACGFYNVSSTVFTISVWFARSTDRTVVWTAAPARPVHSRGARLALDRHGGALVLTDYDGEVVWNSTAGVKAASRARLDDVGNFMLEDAGGNTLWQSFDSPTDTLLPGQRFTAARHLVSRDGRGRLLAAGYYSLGFNDYAMLSLFYDNDNFSSIYWPNPYNNYVDNKRKIYNFTREAALDALGQFLSSDDASFAAADLGGRVRRRLTLDADGNLRLYSLNEGTKGWTVVWMAFGNPCIIHGVCGANAVCLYAPAPSCVCAPGHERADNGYWTRGCRPVFRHDCSRPTKLVALPHTDFWGYDLNNGERMPLEACSKKCQDTCACVAFQHKEQYMECYLKSVLFNGRTFPGLPGTVYIKVPADFGVPEFHVHQWQTHGGRLAIQEDIPGCGGGGTEFLNFSTFSKSAATEARKPVWSYLYGFLSALLVVEVVIIGFGCWLFSSRGLFGPSRACSIGEGYRLITSNFQRYTYSEIKRATGNFTDVIGSGGSGVVYKGILEDNRVVAVKVLKNVSQSEQEFQSELSVIGRIYHMNLVRMWGSCSEAKHRILVSEHIENGSLADMLFDRDASNSVLGWNQRFQIALGVAKGLAYLHNECLEWIIHCDMKPENILLDQDLEPKIADFGLVKLLNRDGSDAGFSRIRGTRGYMAPEWVSSLPITEKVDVYSYGVVLLELLKGVRISEWVIDAVLFAEMDTRMLVKAIQERMELSDKETCAKDLIDHRLNGEFNSVQAKAMLKIAVSCLEEDRGKRPNMSSVVQALISVEDEAR